In Oceaniferula flava, one genomic interval encodes:
- a CDS encoding glycosyltransferase family 2 protein, with product MKFSIITICYNPGPVLRSALESVLGQSYDGVEYLVVDGGSTDGTVEMLATLADTLPKIRFVSEPDDGLYDALNKGVAMATGDVIGFVHADDFLAHPDVLKNIAAKFEESGADAVYGDLQYVAQKESSEDDFKVIRHWVSGEYDRKNLKWGWMPPHPSLYLKRSVYQQAKMDNGEYFNTGFSCAADYDFMMRVLSKLDIAPVYHPEVLVKMRVGGVSNRSLKHILTKSLEDWHAIRCNRIGHAHTLVWKNLRKLKQFIPSAAKA from the coding sequence ATGAAATTTTCCATCATCACCATTTGTTATAATCCTGGGCCTGTGTTGCGCTCTGCTTTGGAGTCTGTGTTAGGTCAATCCTATGATGGTGTGGAATACCTCGTGGTGGACGGTGGTTCCACTGATGGCACGGTAGAAATGTTGGCGACGTTGGCTGATACCTTGCCTAAGATACGCTTTGTTTCTGAACCTGACGACGGGCTTTACGATGCCCTCAACAAAGGCGTGGCGATGGCCACAGGGGACGTGATCGGATTTGTTCATGCCGACGACTTTCTTGCGCATCCGGATGTCTTGAAAAACATTGCGGCTAAGTTCGAGGAAAGCGGTGCCGATGCGGTGTATGGCGATCTGCAATACGTTGCCCAGAAGGAATCATCTGAAGATGACTTTAAGGTCATCCGTCATTGGGTCTCAGGTGAATACGACAGGAAAAATCTAAAGTGGGGATGGATGCCTCCGCACCCCTCACTCTACCTGAAACGCTCCGTCTATCAGCAAGCAAAAATGGACAATGGTGAATACTTCAACACCGGCTTCAGTTGCGCGGCTGACTATGACTTCATGATGAGAGTTTTATCTAAACTAGACATTGCTCCCGTCTATCATCCTGAGGTCTTGGTGAAGATGAGGGTGGGCGGTGTCAGCAACCGTAGTCTCAAACATATACTCACAAAATCTCTCGAAGATTGGCACGCTATCCGCTGCAACCGCATCGGTCATGCCCACACACTAGTGTGGAAAAACCTTCGTAAGCTCAAGCAGTTTATTCCCTCGGCGGCAAAAGCCTGA
- a CDS encoding sugar transferase — MTIGSVFADGHVDDAAVVKKHRRRSLMADIYPVMMVLADLMLISAIFGLACWLRYDTELLHAMSRKVLLVCGAISMLGVAMVGGYSYKTNTTSVRFVSEHIIVSIASFIGVFFIIYSFVTYGYQMNSGRSVVALTMVAFPVCSILYRMGLGKVKNHFRKGNALCIIGTGWSARDLYRRLKASNSTCEVMTFDPHGDREGQRLCNRDDSSPMIEPLGEVRLRSSMRGKYVENYVLTCPLEELPSDFQKRLAVAQFSGHKVCSYESYLMGQMKIMPPGKVSMSWALEEGFLCNRNKTYERIKRFGDIMVGLTGLIVFAPVFIVVGILVKLTSPGPIIFKQQRVGRREEPFDIYKFRSMTVRTEEEAGSMYTQKNDPRVTKIGGFLRKTRIDELPQFWNVLKGDLSLIGPRAEWVDLVKGYEQRFPYYHFRHAVKPGITGWAQVNYSYGANDEDTVEKLNYDLYYVRKHSMILDAVIVVKTVYMVLFGRGQ, encoded by the coding sequence ATGACGATCGGCTCAGTATTCGCCGATGGTCATGTCGATGATGCCGCAGTGGTGAAAAAACACCGCCGTCGTAGTCTGATGGCCGATATCTATCCCGTGATGATGGTCTTAGCCGATCTGATGCTGATCTCAGCCATCTTCGGTTTAGCCTGCTGGCTTCGCTACGACACTGAACTTCTGCATGCGATGAGCCGAAAAGTGCTCCTGGTATGTGGAGCTATTAGCATGCTGGGGGTCGCAATGGTGGGCGGCTATAGCTACAAGACGAACACCACGAGCGTGCGCTTCGTTTCCGAGCACATTATTGTTTCCATCGCTTCCTTCATTGGAGTGTTCTTCATCATCTATTCCTTCGTCACCTATGGTTACCAGATGAACTCAGGGCGTAGTGTGGTGGCGCTTACGATGGTGGCTTTTCCTGTCTGCTCGATTCTTTATCGAATGGGGCTGGGTAAGGTGAAAAACCATTTCCGCAAAGGCAACGCACTCTGCATCATCGGAACAGGGTGGTCGGCTCGGGACCTTTACCGTCGATTGAAAGCCAGTAATTCCACCTGTGAAGTCATGACTTTTGACCCTCATGGCGACCGGGAAGGGCAGCGACTTTGTAACCGCGATGACAGCTCGCCGATGATTGAGCCGCTAGGGGAGGTCCGTTTGCGGTCGTCCATGCGTGGTAAATATGTCGAAAACTACGTGCTGACCTGTCCTTTGGAAGAGCTTCCGTCCGATTTCCAAAAACGACTCGCCGTGGCTCAGTTCTCTGGGCACAAAGTGTGCTCTTATGAATCATATCTCATGGGGCAGATGAAAATCATGCCTCCTGGCAAAGTTTCTATGAGCTGGGCGCTGGAAGAAGGGTTCCTTTGCAACCGCAATAAGACCTACGAGCGGATCAAACGCTTTGGTGACATCATGGTGGGGCTGACCGGACTGATTGTTTTTGCTCCCGTGTTTATCGTCGTCGGGATCCTGGTGAAGCTGACCAGTCCGGGACCGATCATTTTCAAACAGCAACGGGTCGGGCGCCGTGAAGAGCCCTTCGATATCTACAAGTTCCGTAGTATGACGGTGCGCACAGAGGAAGAAGCGGGATCGATGTATACGCAGAAAAACGACCCTCGCGTGACCAAGATCGGAGGTTTCCTACGCAAGACCCGGATCGACGAGCTGCCGCAATTCTGGAACGTGCTCAAAGGCGATCTCAGCCTGATCGGTCCGCGCGCCGAGTGGGTGGACCTGGTCAAGGGTTACGAGCAAAGATTCCCCTACTACCACTTCCGCCACGCCGTCAAACCCGGCATCACCGGCTGGGCCCAGGTGAACTACTCCTACGGTGCCAACGACGAGGATACCGTGGAAAAACTCAACTACGACCTCTACTACGTGCGCAAACACTCGATGATCCTCGACGCGGTCATCGTGGTGAAAACCGTGTATATGGTCCTCTTTGGTCGGGGGCAGTAG
- a CDS encoding DUF1287 domain-containing protein — protein MRGLIAWVLCCCLLVTSGCGQEESVVSAPSGVSDIVNAARSQIGKTTSYDPAYVGLAYPMGDIDISKGVCTDVVIRALRKARKIDLQQRVHEDMRAHFSKYPKIWGLKRTDKNIDHRRVPNLQTYFKRQGWSLPVSKDKADYLPGDLVTCTVAGRLPHIMIVSDVSDADGVPMVIHNIGGGAREEARLFEFPLTGHYRVN, from the coding sequence ATGCGTGGATTGATTGCTTGGGTATTGTGTTGTTGCCTGCTGGTTACTTCCGGTTGTGGGCAGGAGGAGTCGGTCGTGTCGGCTCCATCGGGGGTGAGTGACATTGTGAATGCGGCGCGGAGCCAGATTGGCAAGACCACGAGCTATGACCCGGCCTACGTCGGTTTGGCTTATCCCATGGGCGACATCGATATCAGCAAAGGAGTTTGCACCGATGTGGTGATCCGAGCGCTGCGCAAGGCACGCAAGATCGACCTGCAGCAGCGGGTGCACGAAGATATGCGGGCGCATTTTTCCAAGTATCCGAAGATTTGGGGGCTGAAGCGGACGGACAAAAACATCGACCACCGACGGGTGCCGAATTTGCAAACCTACTTCAAGCGCCAGGGCTGGTCGTTGCCGGTGAGCAAGGACAAGGCCGACTACTTACCGGGCGATCTGGTGACCTGCACGGTAGCGGGTCGCTTGCCACATATCATGATTGTTAGTGACGTCAGCGATGCAGACGGCGTGCCAATGGTGATCCATAACATCGGTGGAGGCGCGCGTGAGGAGGCTCGGCTGTTCGAGTTTCCTCTGACTGGGCATTATCGGGTGAACTAG
- a CDS encoding RNA polymerase sigma factor, with amino-acid sequence MHSEPAAQSTLHSVDALRTRVSLLQRASDGSDHLAWEELLKFYSPFIAKVLQSMGFRGADLDDARQQVSLALWKGLQSYDRDPDRAKFRTWFARLIKNTAINQIRSNQRKPSGPSLDDEHKEVALELSDDPELDQRVEQEWQEYVVDLAMERATAVFSGNAVEVFRLSLAGKSVEDISAELGIKVNTVYILKHRVKAVLLKEIQKLKNDLESFGHVPAA; translated from the coding sequence ATGCATTCGGAACCTGCTGCTCAATCGACCCTTCACTCGGTGGATGCGCTGCGTACTCGGGTCAGTTTGCTACAGCGTGCCAGCGACGGTAGCGACCACTTGGCGTGGGAGGAGCTACTGAAGTTCTACAGCCCATTCATTGCCAAAGTTCTGCAATCGATGGGTTTTCGTGGCGCGGACCTCGACGATGCCCGCCAGCAGGTATCGCTGGCACTGTGGAAAGGTCTGCAGTCCTACGATCGCGATCCGGACCGGGCGAAATTCCGCACCTGGTTTGCCCGTCTGATCAAGAACACGGCAATCAACCAGATCCGTTCGAACCAGCGGAAACCGAGCGGTCCCAGTCTGGACGACGAGCACAAGGAAGTGGCGCTGGAACTCAGCGATGATCCGGAGCTGGATCAGCGGGTGGAGCAGGAATGGCAGGAATACGTCGTGGACCTGGCGATGGAGCGAGCCACTGCGGTCTTTTCCGGCAACGCGGTGGAGGTGTTTCGCCTCTCACTGGCTGGAAAATCTGTGGAAGATATCTCCGCCGAGTTGGGGATCAAGGTGAACACCGTTTACATTCTCAAACATCGGGTGAAGGCGGTGCTGTTGAAGGAAATCCAGAAGTTGAAAAATGATCTCGAATCGTTTGGCCATGTGCCCGCTGCCTGA
- a CDS encoding serine/threonine-protein kinase — translation MSDSLSIYRSLYDEADELTGDLTEGATEALCPLYHALEKIENRYENEELIGQGGMKQVLRVYDRQTEREVALALPRNDFAPERYDAFLREAHITARLEHPNIIKLFDMGIDAEGRPFFTMEFKRGLSLRKILSQLRADKELDRYPVSQRLSIFLKICEAMAYAHSRHVLHLDLKPENIQIGTFGEVQVCDWGMGEIVRGDSERQSAEALLDPDLYGDQLEPAVKGTPGYMAPEQESARVAKSAQTDIYALGCMLYELVTLLPPDARSSKPASSKAISAIVDKACAESPYDRYLSVDMMHSDVNRHLMGFSVGAEKAGFLREMRLFYRRHKLTSTITLLFTIFLLGVAFFFTQKLKDSYDNTAQALDTTALALTTAEQERDRAEQALNKYLKEKEYSAALLESQDADTLDGTLMLMEDVIMHEGIGEVAIQRAMDKLDERLKVSQEKSNRAWTLKAYLYFLTQRFVEAEIYYKMRTGDQQELRDVIPEFAPLVRKEDGLLPPEAFIRLMGKIMEFKGRNRAPLIEKMVTYDSLKRSSLEERTRIIRAFLQLSNPKWLSTRFEYDARQRHLKLSGNMLTTLFRPRVSATNPSKNARSVLRLLPIRSLELATPMLHDYRQLRGLGVEVLDISKMPAKNLAPLATMKSLRVLIVRPGQFGRLQLDQLPAHVTVRVHDTREE, via the coding sequence ATGTCTGATAGCTTATCCATCTACCGCAGTCTCTATGACGAAGCGGATGAACTCACCGGCGACCTGACGGAGGGGGCGACCGAGGCGCTATGCCCGCTTTACCATGCGTTGGAAAAAATTGAGAACCGCTACGAGAACGAAGAACTCATCGGTCAGGGCGGGATGAAGCAGGTGCTGCGGGTTTACGATCGGCAGACCGAACGTGAGGTGGCGCTTGCACTACCGCGTAACGATTTCGCTCCCGAGCGCTACGATGCTTTCCTGCGTGAAGCCCACATCACGGCACGGCTGGAGCACCCGAATATCATCAAACTGTTCGACATGGGGATCGATGCCGAAGGGCGTCCGTTTTTCACCATGGAGTTCAAGCGTGGACTGTCGTTGCGCAAGATCCTCAGTCAGCTACGGGCGGACAAAGAGCTCGATCGCTACCCGGTTTCCCAACGACTCTCGATCTTCCTCAAGATCTGCGAAGCCATGGCCTACGCGCACTCGCGGCATGTTCTTCACCTCGATCTGAAACCGGAGAACATCCAGATTGGCACATTCGGTGAAGTGCAGGTCTGCGACTGGGGGATGGGGGAAATCGTTCGGGGTGACAGCGAGCGGCAATCGGCCGAGGCATTGTTAGATCCGGATCTCTACGGTGATCAGTTAGAGCCCGCGGTGAAAGGCACTCCCGGCTACATGGCACCTGAGCAGGAGAGTGCGCGGGTGGCCAAGTCCGCGCAGACAGACATCTACGCGCTTGGCTGCATGCTCTACGAGCTGGTGACGCTGCTGCCGCCGGACGCCCGCAGCTCGAAGCCGGCTAGTTCCAAGGCGATCAGTGCGATCGTGGACAAAGCCTGCGCGGAGAGCCCCTACGATCGCTATCTCTCGGTCGACATGATGCACTCCGATGTCAACCGGCACCTGATGGGCTTCAGTGTGGGGGCGGAAAAGGCCGGGTTTCTGCGGGAGATGCGGCTGTTTTACCGTCGGCATAAGCTCACCAGCACCATCACGCTGCTATTCACCATTTTCTTGTTAGGTGTGGCATTTTTCTTCACCCAGAAGCTCAAGGACAGCTACGACAACACAGCCCAGGCGCTGGACACCACAGCGCTCGCTCTGACAACGGCTGAACAGGAGCGCGACCGCGCTGAGCAGGCATTGAACAAATACCTCAAGGAAAAGGAATACTCGGCGGCCTTGTTAGAAAGCCAAGATGCCGACACCCTTGATGGCACGCTGATGCTGATGGAGGATGTCATCATGCACGAAGGCATCGGTGAAGTGGCGATCCAGAGAGCGATGGATAAGCTCGACGAGCGGCTGAAGGTTTCCCAAGAAAAAAGCAACCGAGCCTGGACGTTAAAAGCCTATCTGTATTTCCTGACCCAGCGGTTTGTCGAAGCGGAAATTTACTACAAGATGCGCACGGGAGACCAGCAAGAGCTGCGTGATGTCATCCCCGAGTTTGCACCACTCGTCCGGAAAGAAGATGGACTCCTGCCGCCAGAGGCCTTCATTCGACTGATGGGGAAAATCATGGAATTCAAAGGGCGGAACCGGGCACCGCTGATTGAGAAAATGGTGACCTACGATAGCCTCAAGCGGTCGTCGCTGGAGGAGCGAACAAGGATCATCCGTGCCTTTCTTCAGCTCTCGAACCCAAAGTGGCTGAGCACAAGATTCGAATACGATGCCAGGCAGCGTCATTTAAAACTGAGTGGGAATATGCTCACCACGCTTTTCCGGCCTCGGGTATCGGCTACGAATCCGAGTAAGAACGCACGCAGTGTGCTGCGCCTGCTGCCTATACGCTCGCTAGAGCTCGCCACGCCGATGCTGCATGACTACCGACAGCTGCGCGGCTTAGGGGTCGAGGTGCTGGACATCAGCAAGATGCCAGCAAAGAACTTGGCGCCCTTGGCCACGATGAAATCGCTGCGGGTGCTGATCGTGCGCCCCGGACAATTTGGTCGGTTACAGCTGGATCAACTGCCGGCTCATGTCACCGTTAGAGTGCATGACACTAGGGAGGAATGA
- a CDS encoding glycosyl hydrolase — translation MIHASSQKTRRQFLKTASLMASGCAAPQLATGLSRDEPSVKKGWSGGNATAHRQVLPHWYYNWTRSGRSGGAGGPEFVPMIKGRKNLGKQTFDVIRAQENITHLLGYNEPERKKQGDLSVEEGLKHWPKLEQLAIEKNLRLGSPAVSNDQGGNQWLEAFMKGAKRKKMKVDFLAIHWYSGTDVKRFDQWLDDLYKKYRLPIWLTEFNGWSGSHKEMADFAIKAFRVLERHRRVERYAYFNKPKGQPGSIWKADGSLSEIGLALQAI, via the coding sequence ATGATTCACGCATCCTCACAGAAAACACGCCGCCAATTTCTGAAAACTGCCAGCCTGATGGCCTCAGGCTGTGCGGCACCGCAGCTGGCCACCGGCTTGAGCCGCGATGAGCCATCGGTGAAAAAAGGATGGAGTGGCGGCAATGCCACGGCCCATCGCCAAGTGCTGCCTCACTGGTATTACAACTGGACACGGAGCGGCCGCTCAGGCGGAGCCGGGGGACCTGAGTTCGTGCCGATGATCAAGGGTAGGAAGAATCTGGGGAAGCAAACCTTCGACGTCATCCGGGCGCAGGAAAACATCACTCACTTGTTAGGATACAACGAGCCGGAACGCAAAAAACAGGGCGACCTGAGCGTGGAAGAGGGGCTCAAGCACTGGCCGAAGCTGGAGCAGCTGGCGATTGAAAAAAATCTTCGTCTCGGCAGCCCGGCAGTCTCCAATGACCAGGGTGGCAATCAATGGTTGGAGGCCTTCATGAAAGGGGCGAAGCGGAAGAAGATGAAAGTCGATTTCCTCGCGATCCATTGGTATAGCGGCACGGACGTCAAACGATTCGACCAGTGGCTGGATGACCTTTACAAAAAGTATCGTCTACCGATCTGGCTGACCGAGTTCAACGGCTGGAGTGGTAGCCACAAGGAGATGGCGGACTTCGCCATCAAAGCCTTCAGGGTGCTCGAGCGACACCGTCGGGTAGAGCGCTACGCCTACTTCAACAAGCCGAAGGGCCAGCCGGGGTCGATCTGGAAGGCCGACGGCTCACTCTCTGAGATCGGTCTGGCACTTCAGGCGATCTAA
- a CDS encoding PEP-CTERM sorting domain-containing protein (PEP-CTERM proteins occur, often in large numbers, in the proteomes of bacteria that also encode an exosortase, a predicted intramembrane cysteine proteinase. The presence of a PEP-CTERM domain at a protein's C-terminus predicts cleavage within the sorting domain, followed by covalent anchoring to some some component of the (usually Gram-negative) cell surface. Many PEP-CTERM proteins exhibit an unusual sequence composition that includes large numbers of potential glycosylation sites. Expression of one such protein has been shown restore the ability of a bacterium to form floc, a type of biofilm.), which translates to MKTHTLLSVSLLSVAISASSQAALLLQYDSGSNPPQNNSGVGHLVTYNVDAAFISSPLSHIGNDGTSVQGVGSVASYPGATPPDATTVNGGTPTQTNTTTVGAQGGLTFSDVTFEINPNGGLTGTTADSLAGGNFIFFTFTAAQAFNLTELSAISDPNNGTGRHGAQTAGAFVSVNGGTFNQFGSDFSLLNNAPRTNVFTDTLFIDAADTVEVRLAFTEEEFSNGFQAATRIGSISVNGDPIPEPSSAALLGLGGLALILRRRK; encoded by the coding sequence ATGAAAACACACACATTATTAAGCGTCAGCCTGCTTTCAGTAGCGATATCAGCATCGTCTCAGGCGGCATTGCTACTTCAGTATGATAGTGGCTCAAACCCTCCTCAAAACAATAGTGGTGTAGGCCACTTAGTAACTTATAACGTTGATGCAGCCTTCATCAGCTCGCCGTTAAGCCACATCGGAAATGATGGAACTTCGGTTCAAGGTGTGGGTTCGGTGGCTTCCTACCCTGGAGCAACCCCACCTGACGCCACTACCGTCAATGGCGGGACTCCCACCCAGACCAATACGACAACGGTAGGTGCGCAAGGAGGATTGACATTCTCTGATGTCACTTTTGAAATAAATCCGAATGGGGGCCTAACTGGTACAACTGCTGATTCACTTGCTGGAGGGAACTTTATTTTCTTCACGTTTACAGCAGCACAAGCATTCAACCTGACTGAACTTTCAGCAATTTCGGATCCCAACAATGGAACTGGAAGACATGGAGCCCAAACCGCCGGGGCGTTTGTCAGTGTGAATGGGGGGACATTCAATCAGTTTGGAAGTGATTTCTCGTTACTTAACAATGCTCCACGCACCAATGTGTTCACTGACACATTATTTATCGACGCGGCTGATACAGTAGAAGTTCGATTAGCATTCACAGAAGAGGAATTCTCCAATGGATTCCAAGCAGCTACTCGTATCGGCAGCATTTCCGTTAATGGTGATCCTATCCCTGAACCATCTTCCGCCGCCCTTCTCGGACTTGGTGGACTGGCTTTGATCCTTAGACGTCGCAAGTAG
- a CDS encoding response regulator transcription factor: MPNTYRDTPAPVALWLIEDNAAFRSNLAEMLNSTDHIECSRDFSSCEEALESLPQCEEKPQAMLIDISLPGMSGIEGLKHILDIAPEIKCIVLTGSDKQQDVFDAICAGADGYLLKNTSMDQIVHSIQDVMEGGASLDPQVASIVLNAFPKTNALPKEHDLTEREIEVLKHLADGLIIKEISDLLQLSPHTVKFHVANTYKKLNVQSQAGAVAKGIRKGII; encoded by the coding sequence ATGCCTAACACCTACCGAGATACTCCCGCTCCTGTCGCCCTCTGGCTGATCGAGGACAATGCTGCCTTCCGCTCGAACCTGGCGGAAATGCTGAACTCGACCGATCACATCGAGTGCTCACGTGATTTTTCATCCTGTGAAGAAGCTCTGGAATCGCTGCCACAGTGCGAGGAAAAACCTCAAGCTATGTTGATCGATATCTCCCTCCCGGGCATGAGTGGCATCGAAGGCCTGAAACATATTCTGGATATCGCACCCGAAATTAAATGTATTGTGCTCACCGGCTCGGACAAGCAACAGGATGTCTTCGATGCCATCTGCGCCGGCGCCGACGGCTATTTGCTCAAGAACACCAGCATGGATCAGATTGTGCACAGTATTCAAGACGTCATGGAAGGTGGGGCCTCACTGGACCCGCAGGTCGCATCCATCGTCCTCAACGCCTTCCCCAAAACCAACGCTCTTCCGAAGGAACACGACCTTACCGAGAGGGAAATCGAAGTGCTCAAACACCTCGCCGACGGCTTAATTATCAAGGAAATCTCGGACCTGCTCCAGCTTTCCCCACACACCGTAAAATTCCACGTCGCCAACACCTACAAAAAACTCAACGTCCAGTCCCAGGCCGGAGCTGTGGCCAAGGGAATTCGCAAGGGCATCATCTGA
- a CDS encoding sensor histidine kinase yields the protein MSTRLALFLLTLATFTAGAQSLRLERESFPHSPEDIEHHADRYTEPSLIPAKSVAALKQQASWLRRELSRFPPSETQTSPPRETFGYLSARHPVSIPDADFEEWIKLQLHTDLSLSIEAIALVPACYPAFSLKHHYGFPRRFKIEVFSAEAPEQAVTVVDWTQQDFPDPGLSPVIFTMPAMKVQNIILTVTRGALDGETQFFALDELMVFRAGNNIGLPSKHSLTASSSTELDTFWSLNYLVDRKQHLGKFQHAAQQTPDFIRYFPKNSEITEPPEILIDLGQSESLGRVELYAATLPELPIPALAMPTTYRIDLLNHLGEGGLIKSTTIQAPLIQKMRWHPLYSHNARYLRITTTELPQYRGRPILALGEIRVLGDEGPNRVNLAKGKSIKLTHAPSNSLGSDPRLLVDGLTNGREIVPEKQYIEQLAKRQLVENAMANVEKSLVVAQITRTQRYWTLGITAATIILFAILLWIIHLRSSKNRAVREVQKQISADLHDDISGNLGTISMITSRLQNQADPDLTEEKLREIRHLAQESFVSLKEIIWHTETGVIRISDLLEQIKRTSQSILSECRVSYDFPSEYENSIVPVATRRNITLLVKETLYNCSKYAKATTMVIRAEIIDSQLQISMRDDGCGFDPHCETSANSGSGRGLSNMEQRAKLLGAELIVQSAPNEGTCVILSTPIHHSSHA from the coding sequence ATGTCTACCCGCCTTGCCCTTTTCCTACTCACCCTTGCCACGTTCACGGCTGGGGCTCAGAGCTTGCGCTTGGAAAGAGAGTCGTTCCCGCACAGCCCCGAGGACATTGAACATCATGCCGATCGATACACTGAACCAAGTCTGATCCCTGCGAAAAGTGTCGCGGCCCTGAAGCAGCAAGCTAGCTGGCTACGCCGAGAGCTCAGCAGGTTTCCTCCATCGGAAACACAAACCTCTCCGCCACGCGAGACGTTTGGCTACCTCAGTGCACGTCATCCGGTTTCCATTCCAGATGCGGATTTTGAAGAGTGGATCAAGCTTCAGCTTCATACAGATTTGTCGCTTAGCATTGAAGCCATCGCTCTGGTCCCAGCCTGCTACCCGGCATTTTCGCTCAAGCATCATTACGGCTTCCCCCGGCGTTTTAAAATCGAGGTGTTTAGTGCGGAAGCACCCGAGCAGGCGGTCACAGTGGTCGACTGGACTCAGCAGGATTTTCCAGACCCCGGACTGTCACCAGTGATATTCACCATGCCGGCAATGAAGGTGCAAAACATCATCCTCACGGTAACGCGGGGAGCGCTCGATGGGGAGACGCAGTTTTTTGCTCTCGACGAGCTGATGGTCTTCCGCGCCGGAAATAACATCGGACTCCCATCCAAACATAGCCTGACCGCATCAAGCTCTACCGAGCTCGATACCTTTTGGAGTTTAAACTATTTAGTCGATCGCAAACAGCACCTCGGCAAGTTCCAGCATGCCGCTCAGCAAACACCCGATTTTATCCGCTATTTCCCCAAAAACAGCGAGATCACAGAGCCACCTGAAATCTTGATCGATCTGGGACAAAGCGAAAGCCTGGGGCGGGTCGAGCTCTACGCCGCAACGCTGCCCGAGCTCCCGATCCCAGCCTTGGCGATGCCCACGACCTACCGGATCGATCTCCTCAATCACCTCGGTGAGGGTGGCTTGATCAAGTCCACCACCATCCAAGCGCCATTGATCCAAAAGATGCGCTGGCATCCGCTCTATTCGCACAACGCCCGTTACCTCCGAATCACCACCACCGAACTCCCGCAATATCGTGGTCGCCCGATCCTGGCCCTCGGTGAAATTCGAGTTCTTGGTGACGAAGGCCCCAACCGCGTCAACCTGGCCAAGGGGAAGAGCATCAAACTTACACACGCGCCGAGCAACAGCCTTGGATCCGATCCGCGCCTGCTTGTAGACGGTCTGACCAATGGCCGAGAAATTGTGCCGGAAAAGCAATACATCGAACAGCTGGCAAAGCGGCAATTAGTCGAGAATGCCATGGCGAATGTTGAGAAAAGCCTGGTCGTTGCCCAAATCACACGCACCCAGCGCTATTGGACGCTCGGTATCACCGCGGCCACTATCATTCTCTTTGCCATTCTCCTCTGGATCATTCACCTCAGATCCTCGAAAAATCGCGCAGTCCGTGAGGTTCAGAAGCAGATCTCAGCCGATCTGCACGATGACATCAGCGGCAACCTTGGCACCATTTCCATGATCACCAGCCGCCTGCAGAATCAGGCTGACCCCGATTTAACCGAAGAGAAATTACGCGAAATCAGACATCTCGCTCAGGAGAGCTTTGTTTCGCTCAAAGAAATCATCTGGCACACCGAAACCGGAGTGATCCGCATTTCAGACCTACTGGAACAAATCAAGCGCACCTCCCAGAGCATCCTCTCTGAGTGCCGCGTCAGTTATGACTTTCCCAGCGAATATGAGAACTCCATCGTGCCGGTAGCCACCCGCAGGAATATTACCCTGCTGGTTAAGGAAACCCTCTATAATTGCTCGAAATACGCCAAAGCCACCACCATGGTCATCCGCGCTGAAATCATCGACAGCCAGCTGCAAATTTCCATGCGTGACGATGGCTGCGGCTTTGATCCCCACTGCGAAACCTCGGCCAATAGCGGCTCAGGGCGCGGCTTGTCGAACATGGAACAACGAGCTAAGCTTCTAGGAGCCGAGTTAATCGTCCAATCTGCCCCGAACGAGGGAACTTGCGTGATACTCAGCACGCCCATCCACCATTCGTCTCATGCCTAA